AAGGCGCGCACCGATCCGGCCCCGCTGCCTGACACCGTCGCAGGGCTGGCCGACCGCCCCGAAGCACGCAATCTGGTCGATATCTACGCCGCCCTGGCCGATATCACGCCCGCCGACGTCATCGCACAATATTCCGGCGCGGGCTGGGGCGCGTTCAAGCCCGCCTTGGCCGATCTTGCCGTGGAAAAACTCGCGCCGATCAGCACCGAAATGGCCCGCCTGATGGCTGACCCCGCCGAAATTGACCGCACATTGGCAGCGGGTGCCGAAAAGGCCCGAACCATCGCCGCGCCGATCTTGGCAAAAACCTACGATATCGTTGGAATGCTGCGCAGCTAGCGCAGGGCGTCGGTCTGGAACAGCTTGACCTTCAGCCCGCCGAATGACACCGGCGGGCCTGCGGGTTTGAACGGCAGGCCGGATGATTTGGCCAACCCGTTGTCAGATGTGACCATCCCGACCCGCCAACCCTTGAACCGCTCCAGCAGCGTCTTGCCCAGCGCGCCATAAACCGCGAACAGCAGCTTTTTGTCGCCGATCCGGGCGCCATATGGCGGGTTGACGATGACCAGTCCGGGCGGGCCATCGGGGCGCTGCACATCGCTCACGGCTGCGCGGGTAAATTGGGTGCACTCTGCCACACCTGCACGGGCAGCATTGGCGATGGACATGCGGATTGCACCATCGTCGCGGTCGCTGCCAAAAAACCGCACCGACGGCAGGGTTGCGGGCTGGTCGGCACGCATGGCTGCCCATCTCGCCGCATCAAATGTTGCCAGTTGTTCAAAGGCAAAACCGCGCGAGCGGCCAGCGTGCAAACCAGCCGCCATCTCTGCCGCCTCGATCACAAACGTGCCGGACCCGCACATCGGATCAACCAGCGGCTCGCTGCCGTTATAGCCACATTCCCGCAGGAACATCGCCGCCAGATTTTCGCGCATGGGTGCCTTGCCCACGGCCTCTTTGTGGCCACGCTTGTGCAGGCTTTCACCTGATGTATCGACGCTGAAGGTGCACAGGTTGTCGTCGATCCGCAATTTCAGCCGGATCGGTGCATCAGCGGCAATCGTTGCGCCCAACTCTTCGACCAGCGCCTTTTCCACGCGCTGGATTGCCGCGCCCGCATGATAGATTTTCGAGGCTTTGCAAATCGCTTCGACCTTCACCGGCACATCGGCGCGCAGCACGTCGCCCCAGGGGAACTTGCGCGACCGCTTATCCAGTTGCGCCAGATGGAAGGCACGAAATTCACCGATACGGGCCAGCACACGCCCCGCCCCGCGCATCTGCAGATTGGCGCGCCAGACCTCGGCCCAATCGCCCTGCACGGTGACACCCCCCGCCGTGACGACAGGGTTGGTGAAACCACGAGCGGCAGCTTCTTCGCGCAGGGTGTTTTCAAGGCCGGGGGCAGCCACCAGGAAGATATCGAACATACCCGTCCCTAGACCCACTGCGCCCTGATTACGAGGGGGTATCGCCGATCTTGTCCTGCGTGCGCGTGTCAAAATCGCTGGCGTCATGGCGCTCGTGCAATTGCGTCTCGGGCTCGCCAAAGGTCCGGTTCACCATGCGGCCACGTTTCACGGCAGGGCGCGCGTCGATCTTTTGTGCCCACGCCATGACATTCTTGTAGCTGGCGACATCCAGAAAGTCAGCAGCGCCATACTGACGGCCCAGAACCAACTGCCCATACCACGCCCAGATGGCCATATCGGCGATGGTATAATCTGCGCCCGCGATGAACGGATGATCCGCCAACTGGCGATCCAGAACGTCCAGCTGACGTTTGGTCTCCATCGCGAAACGGTTGATCGGATATTCAAATTTTTCAGGGGCATAGGCATAAAAATGGCCAAACCCGCCGCCCAAATAGGGCGCGCTGCCCATCTGCCAGAATAACCACGACAGACATTCGGTGCGCGCGCCGTGGTCCTTGGGAAGGAAATGCCCGAACTTTTCCGCCAGATAAAGCAGGATCGCCCCGCTTTCAAACACCCTCTGGGGCGCGTCGCCAGAGCGATCCATCAGCGCCGGTATCTTGGAGTTGGGGTTGACGTCGACAAAGCCGCTGCCAAATTGGTCGCCATCACCAATGTTGATCAACCAGGCATCATATTCCGCCTCATTCACCCCCTGCGCCAACAATTCTTCAAGCATCACCGTGACCTTGACGCCATTGGGCGTGGCCAGTGAATAAAGCTGAAGCGGATGCTTGCCCACCGGCAAGTCCTTGTCGTGGGTGGCACCTGCGATGGGGCGGTTGATACTGGCGAACTGCCCGCCATTTTCTTGGTCCCAGGTCCAGACTTTGGGCGGCGTGTAGGTCATATGACATCCTTTGCATTGATACAGGGGACAGTTGACGCTGTTGGCGAAGGTTTCAAGCCTCGTCCACTGTGCATTTACGCACCATTGGCGTTTGAAACAGGATATTCACAGACGATCACACGCGACCTATCTGCAAGTCATGACAATCGGAGCCTGAAATGTCCAACCTTGCCCCCAACACAACCCGCATCGGCCATGTTCATCTGCGCGTGTCCAACCTTGATCGCGCCATCGCGTTTTATGGCGATGTTCTTGGCTTTGAAGTGCAGCAGCGTTACGGCAAAGGGGCCGCGTTCCTGTCAGCGGGTGGCTATCACCACCATATCGGGCTGAACACCTGGGAAAGCCTTGGCGCGACACCGCCACCGCCCGGGCACACAGGGTTGTATCACACTGCGTTCCTTTATCCCGATCATGCGAGCCTTGCCGCCGCGATTCACCGGGTGCTTGGTGCTGGCGTCCCGCTGGACGGGGCGGCGGATCATGGCGTGAGCGAGGCGGTCTATCTGCGCGATCCCGATGACAACGGTGTCGAGCTTTATGTCGACCGCCCCAAGGCCGACTGGCCGCGCGGGGCCGACGGGCAACTTACAATGGGAAATCGCCCGTTTGATGTTGGTGCCTTGCTGGCGCGCTATCCGTCACAAAACTGAATCCGAATCCCGGCAATGTAGAGATGCGCAACGGGCGGCTTGCCCAACGCGCCAACTCGGCCCCGTCCCGCCGATTGTCCCTTGCGCCCGGGCCACCCCGCCCGGGCGCGTTTTCATGGTCTGGACCTTATACCTTGCGGCGACTAGCGTTCTTCCAAACGAAAGGAAGTCCAGATGGCGACCGGCAAGAACATCCGCACCTATTTCCAAGGCACATGGCATACCGGCGACGTCCCTGTGATGCGCGCCGCCGATCATGGCATGTGGCTGGGCAGCAGTGTGTTTGACGGTGCGCGCGCCTTTGACGGGCTATGCCCCGATCTTGAGGCCCACTGCGCCCGCGTGAACCGTTCGGCCAAGGCCCTGATGATCACACCGACCATCGAAACGGCAGATATGGTCAAGATCATCCACGAGGGGCTGGCGCTTTATCCGCCAAAGTCACCAATCTACATCAGGCCGATGTATTGGGCGATCGACAGCGGGTTCAACGCGATCGTGCCGCGCGAAGATGGCGAAACGGGCTTTGCGATCTGTCTCGAGGAAATCCCGATGGCAGCGCCGGATGCGACAACCACTTTAACGACGACGCGCTTTCGCCGCCCGGTGATGGAAAGCGCGGTGGTCAACGCCAAAGCGGGCTGCCTTTATCCCAACAACGCGCGGATGCTGGCCGAAGCCCGGGCCAAGGGGTTCGGCAATGCCCTTGTCGCTGACGCAATGGGCAACGTGGCCGAAAGTGCCACGGCAAACGCCTTTATGGTCAAAGACGGCGCGATCTTTACGCCGATCCCCAACGGGACATTCTTGGCGGGAATCACCCGCGCACGTCACATCAGCAACCTTGCCAATGACGGCGTGCAGGTCCAGGAAACCGTGCTGACGTTCGATGATTTCCGTAACGCGGACGAAGTGTTCCTGACAGGCAATTTGTCCAAGGTCACGCCCGTCACCGCCTTTGATGATCGTCAGTATCAGGTCGGCCCCGTAACGCGTCGCCTGCGCGAGCTTTACTGGGATTGGGCCGCGACGGCGGGCTGATGCGGCGCTGGCTTCGCCTCGCGCTTGCGCTCAGCCCGTTTGGTCTGACGGCGATGACCTTTGTCTGGCTGATGACAACCAACCCCTTCGTCGCTCCGTTCGTCGCGCGCGGCACTGACCAGCTAGCAATCACGCTTGAACGGGAAATGGCGCGCACCGTGAACCCTGAATGGCTGGTCCCACGGTTTCAGGACGCGGTCGCGGCAAAGGATCTTGACCGTATCGAATTGCATATCGACCTTGCGCAGGCATATCAGATCCCGCTGCCGCCCGAGACATTGACCCTGGCTGGCGATATCGTTGCGGCGCAATCGGGCTTTGTTGCCAATTCACTGTCATGCGCGCAATGCGCGGTCGATATATCGTCCTGCCGTTCAATCGCGCAACTTGGCGCCTGCGCGGTGCCATTCGAGGTCTCACCGGCGGGCGATCTGAATGCATTGCGGCGCGCCGGTGTGAACTATGCAACAGGCGCCGAGGTCGACGAGCTTGATCTGGGGCTGGCCTTGGTCGGGCTTGGCGCAACGGCGGCGATCGTCGTCAGCGGCGGCACGTCAGGAACCATAAAGCTTGGCGCGGGGCTGATCCGCACGGCGCGCCGCCTTGGCAGCCTGACACCGGACTTTGCACGTATTCTAGGTGGTGCAGCGCGCCTTCCGGTCAACTGGTCGCGGGTGCCTGCCTATCTCGGGGGGCGCGCGCCGCTGGACGAAATTACCGACACGGTGCAACTGGCCCGCCTGGGCGCGATTGCCGCAGATCTGGGCCGGTTGCGCCGCAATACCGACACCGCCCAGGCGCTTGTTCTGATGCGCCATATCGACAGCGCCGAGGATGCGGCGCGACTGGCCCGCGTTTCAGACGCTGCGGGGCCAAATACGCGCCGGATCATGCAGGTTCTGGGCAAAAGCCGCGTGTTTCGCGCAATGGTGCGTCTCAGCGATGCGACAATCGGGGCGTTGGCATTCGGATATGCCTTGATCGTTCAGATTCTGGTCTTTTGCGGACAACAATGTGGAAACCTGTGCCTGCGCAGATTGCGCCGCCTGATCTAGAATGCGATCAGGTCGATACCGCAAAACCGTTGCCAGTTCGGCCGCACTGCGCCACACTCGGGCCGAATATGGGGGACCGTCATGCGTAAATTTCTGGTTGTTCTGGATGATAGCCGCGAATGTCTGAATGCAATGCGCTTTGCCGCCATGCGGGCAGCGAAAACCGGTGGCGGCGTTGCGGTGTTGTCGATCATCCCGCCGGATGAATTTAACCACTGGATCGGTGTGGGCGAAGTGATGCGCGCCGAGGCCCGTGAACGCATCGAGGTGCATTTCGAGGTTTTCGCCAAATGGATGCGTGACAAGCAAGGCGTCGATCCGCAGTTGATCATCCGCGAGGGCGAGGCCGTTCCCGAAATCATGGCACAAATTGACGAAGACCCCGAAATCGGTGTGCTGATCCTGGGTGCCGGCACCGACAAAAAAGGGCCCGGCCCATTGGTCACGCAGTTGACCCGCAATTCCGGCGCTCTCCAGATTCCCATCACCATCGTCCCCGGCGAGATGTCCAAAGAACGGCTCGAAGCGATTACCTGACACAAGAAGCCTCTGAAATCACGGTATTTTCCTCGCAACTCCGTGAGAAATCGGAAACATTCCCAGATCACAAAATTGCGTGGCCGATTTCCGCGTGATCACAGATGGCGTGAAACCGCCTGAATCCGGCAGGGTTCGGTGCGCTGGCGCGCGATGACTGTTGAAGGATGTGTGAAACTCTCGCCACGTCGCAAACTGCGCCGGGGTCAAGGGGATAGACCGTTCACTTTGCGGTCGAGTTTTCGTGTGCGCTGTTCCCCTTCCGAAACGGTGTGCACGGCGTCAGCTTGGTGTCATCGAAAGCGGGCAATGCGCCAGCTTGAAAAATACGAACCAAGTCTTTGAAAGGACGCACCATGACCAAGACAATCGCACTAACACTCGCCGCCCTGTTGGGCTCCGCCACCCTTGCTTCTGCGCAAGACAATTCCTTCAGTCTTGACCGCCAGCTTGACGCTTCGTCGTTCATCTCGCTCGAGAATATCCGCGCGTCGGGTAATGGCACGGTCGAAATCTATGACTATCACACGGGCGTTCAGGGCGACCTTCTGGGCAGCCAGAAAGTGCGCGCCGGGGCAAACGCCAACGTCCAGATCAACCTTGGCCAAACCGTGCGTGACGATGTGATCGCCGTGCTCAAGGTGAATGGCCAGATCGTCGCCACGCAAGAGTATGACGTCGAACCACGGTAAGCATTGCACCTTCATCTCAGGCCGGTCCCTTGGACCGGCCTTTGCTATTTAGAATCGTTCCAAACCTTGACTTTGCGGGGTTGCAGGCGCATATCATAAGCCTGACAAAAAAGGTTGGTCCCATGTTCATTCAAACCGAATCCACGCCGAACCCCGCGACATTGAAATTCCTGCCCGGCCAGACGGTTTTGGCGTCCGGCACGGCCGATTTCGCAAGTGCCGAGGCCGCGGCAGTCAGCCCCCTTGCCCAGCGTATTTTCGCGGTGTCAGGCGTTGCGGCGGTGTTTTTCGGCACCGATTTCGTGACCGTGACCAAATCCGACGACACGGATTGGGACCATATCAAACCCTCGATCCTCGGTGCGGTGATGGAACACTATCAATCGGGCCAGCCGGTGATGGAAGGCGAACAGGCGGCGTCCGGCCATGCGGAACATACCGGCGAAGATGGTGAAATCGTCAATCAGATCAAAGAATTGCTTGATACCCGCGTGCGCCCCGCAGTGGCACAAGATGGCGGCGACATCACCTTTCACGGCTTTGATCGCGGCATCGTCTATCTGCACATGCAGGGCGCTTGCGCAGGCTGCCCGTCTTCGACACTGACCCTGAAAATGGGCATTGAAAACCTGCTGCGCCACTATATCCCCGAGGTGGTCGAGGTGCGCCCCGTTGCCGCCTAACCCAACGATCCTTGCATTTGACACATCGGCGGCGCATTGCGCCGCCGCTTTGTTATTGGATAGCCAAATCACCACCCGCGTCGATCCGATGGCGCGCGGGCAGGCTGAACACCTGATGGTCATGCTTGCGGATATGCTGTCCGAGGCAGGCATCGACTGGAGTGCGCTTGACGCTGTGGCCGTTGGCATCGGGCCGGGCAATTTCACCGGCATTCGCATTTCCGTATCCGCCGCGCGCGGCGTGGCTTTGGGGCTTGGCAAACCTGCGATCGGCGTGTCATCACTCGAGGCTCTCGCGCACGGTCAACCACGCCCCTTTGCCGCCTGCCTGCCTGCCCCCCGCGACCACCATTATGCGCAGACCTATACGGCGCAAGGCAGTGACGCGCCAATGCTGGCACAAGGCACGGCCTCCCCTCCTGACCCGGTCGCCCTGATCACGAACATCGCGCAACTCGCGGCCGAACGTCTGACCGCCGGTGCGCCGATTGCGCGCCCCGCGCCGCTTTATCTGCGCCCCGCCGATGCGGCCCCGCCCAGCGACCCCGCGCCGCTGATCCTGCCGTGACGCCTGCCACCGCTGCGCGCCTTTACGCGCGCGCCTTCCCAGCGTCGCGCCGGTGGAGCGCGGATGAATTCGCGCGGCTCATGGCTGACGCCCATGTGATTCTCTGCGGAGATACCTCGGCGATGGTCATCGCGCGCATTGCGCTGGACGAGGCCGAAATTCTGACCCTCGCCACCGATCCAGATCTGCGCCGCCAGGGGCTGGCGCGCACAGTCCTGCAATCGTGCGAAGACCGGTTGCGCGCCCGTCACGTGCAAAGCGTTTTCCTAGAAGTTGCCGCCGACAACATGGCGGCACAGGCACTTTATAAGGGGTTTGGCTATAGTCTCGTGGGCGAACGGCCCAATTACTATCGCCGCAACGATGGCACCGCCGTTGCCGCCCTGGTGCTGCGCAAAGCGCTTGTGGTGATCTGACCTCACGTCACCCACGGCCGGATCGCGCGAACCCGCCCTTTCGGCCATCAATTTCTTAAAAAGCTGTTGACCCTTGCGGCCCCGCGTTGCCTTATCTTGCGATGCTGACATGATCAGCACGCTTTTCGCGGGGGCGACGGGAAACCGGACACGCCCCGAAATCAAAGACCTGGGAGACACACATGACCCTCATGACGAAATTACTTTCTGCTTCGGCTGCTCTGGCGCTGACGGCGGGTGCCGCACTGGCTAATCCGGCCGTGCTGTTCGACCTTGGTGGCAAGTTCGACAAATCCTTCAACGAAAGCGCCTATAACGGTGCGCAGCGTTGGGCCGAAGAAACCGGCGGCTCATACGACGAAGTTGAAATTCAGTCCGATGCCCAGCGCGAACAGGCCATTCGCCGTTTCGCCGAAGCCGGCAACAACCCCATCGTGATGGCAGGCTTTTCATGGGCCACAGCGCTAAGCGAAGTTGCGGCGGACTACCCCGACACCAAGTTCCAGATCATCGACATGGTGGTTGATGCGCCAAACGTGCGCTCGATCGTCTTTGCCGAAGAACAGGGATCGTATCTGGTCGGCGTTGCGGCTGCGATGGCATCCGAAACTGGCACCGTCGGCTTTATCGGCGGCATGGATATCCCGCTGATTCGCAACTTTGCATGTGGTTACGTGCAGGGCGTGCTGGCAACGGATCCGGACGCGACGGTCATCGCCAACATGACCGGTACGACGCCTGCCGCCTGGAATGACCCCGTGAAGGGATCGGAACTGACACTGGCCCAGATCAGCCAGGACGCGGATGTTGTTTACGCAGCCGCTGGCGGCACAGGTGTTGGCGTTCTGCAGACCGCCGCCGACGAAGGCATCCTGTCAATCGGTGTGGACAGCAACCAGAACTACCTGCACCCCGGCATGGTTCTGACCTCCATGCTCAAGCGTGTGGACAACGCCGTTTATGACGCATTGGTCGCTGGTGAAGACCTGGAGGCCGGCTTTAACGTCATGGACCTGTCCAACGGCGGCGTCGGCTATGCGCTGGATGAATTCAACGAAGCCCTGATTACGGATGAAATGAAGGCTGCACTTGATGCTGCATCCGCTGCGATCATGTCGGGCGAAGTCGCGGTTCACAACTACAACACCGACGAATCCTGCCCTGTCTATGACTTCTAAGTCAGGTGACTAAGGCCAAATAATTAGGGCCGCGCCGGTGATCGGCGCGGCCCTTTGCAAATGGGGGATCAGAACAATGAGCGATGCAATTACAACCTTCTTTCGCGCCTGGAGCGAAACCGACCCAAAGGCGCGGCGCGCCCTGATTGACGATTCCTTTGCCACTGGCGGGATCTATTCCGATCCGCGCAGCGGCGCGCGCCTGGACGATAACGGCGCCATCGCCGACTACGTGGGTATGTTCAGCGCCAATGCCCCCGGCTGGACCGCGCGCGTCGAAAAAACAGACGACGTTAACGGCTACCACCGCGCGATCATCGCCTTTGGTGGCAAGGGGCCGGACGGTGCCGAAATGGTCCAACACGGCACCTATTTTGCCACCCTCGATGAGGCTGGCAAACTGACTCTGCTGGCCGGATTTGTCGGCACAGGGGCCTGACATGACCGATATCGCCCCCGCCATCGAACTCAAGGGTATCTCCAAGGCGTTCGGCCCCGTCCAAGCCAACAAGGATATCGCGATCCGCGTCATGCCCGGCACGATCCACGGAATCATCGGCGAAAACGGCGCGGGCAAATCGACCCTCATGTCGATCCTTTACGGTTTTTACAAAGCCGATAAGGGCGAGATTTTTATCAGCGGGCGCAAAGTCCAGATTCCCGACAGCCAGGCGGCCATCGCTGCGGGCATCGGCATGGTGTTCCAACACTTCAAACTGGTCGAAAATTTCACCGTCCTTGAAAACGTGATCCTTGGGGCTGAAGACGGCGCGATGCTGCGCCCCAGCCTTGCCAAGGCGCGGCGCGAACTCAAGGCGCTGGCCGAAGAATACGGCCTGAACGTCGAACCCGACGCCGTGATCGAAGACATCGGTGTTGGCATGCAACAGCGCGTCGAGATCCTCAAGGCGCTGTATCGTCAAGCTGACATTCTGATTTTGGACGAACCCACCGGCGTGCTGACCCCCGCCGAAGCCGACCAGCTGTTCCGCATCCTTGAGCGGCTGCGCGAAGAAGGCAAAACCATCATCCTGATCACCCACAAGCTGCGCGAGATCATGGAGATCACCGATACCGTCAGCGTCATGCGACGCGGCGAAATGACCGCCACCGTGAAAACCGCCAACACCAGCCCGCCCGAATTGGCCGAACTGATGGTCGGGCGCAAGGTGCTGCTCCGGGTCGACAAAGAACCTGCCAAGCCGGGCGCAAAGGTTCTGGAAGTCCGCGATTTGAACATCACTGACGACAAGGGCGTGCACCGCCTCAAGGGGGTATCCTTTGAGGTGCGCGCCGGTGAAATCCTCGGGATTGCCGGCGTTGCAGGTAACGGGCAGTCCGAACTTCTCGAGGTGCTGGGCGGGTATGAAAAAGCCACCGGTGAAATTCTCGTCAACGGTGAAAAAATCGACCTGACGGGCAGCAAATCCGATGGCCA
This portion of the Octadecabacter sp. SW4 genome encodes:
- a CDS encoding class I SAM-dependent RNA methyltransferase; this translates as MFDIFLVAAPGLENTLREEAAARGFTNPVVTAGGVTVQGDWAEVWRANLQMRGAGRVLARIGEFRAFHLAQLDKRSRKFPWGDVLRADVPVKVEAICKASKIYHAGAAIQRVEKALVEELGATIAADAPIRLKLRIDDNLCTFSVDTSGESLHKRGHKEAVGKAPMRENLAAMFLRECGYNGSEPLVDPMCGSGTFVIEAAEMAAGLHAGRSRGFAFEQLATFDAARWAAMRADQPATLPSVRFFGSDRDDGAIRMSIANAARAGVAECTQFTRAAVSDVQRPDGPPGLVIVNPPYGARIGDKKLLFAVYGALGKTLLERFKGWRVGMVTSDNGLAKSSGLPFKPAGPPVSFGGLKVKLFQTDALR
- the yghU gene encoding glutathione-dependent disulfide-bond oxidoreductase, with amino-acid sequence MTYTPPKVWTWDQENGGQFASINRPIAGATHDKDLPVGKHPLQLYSLATPNGVKVTVMLEELLAQGVNEAEYDAWLINIGDGDQFGSGFVDVNPNSKIPALMDRSGDAPQRVFESGAILLYLAEKFGHFLPKDHGARTECLSWLFWQMGSAPYLGGGFGHFYAYAPEKFEYPINRFAMETKRQLDVLDRQLADHPFIAGADYTIADMAIWAWYGQLVLGRQYGAADFLDVASYKNVMAWAQKIDARPAVKRGRMVNRTFGEPETQLHERHDASDFDTRTQDKIGDTPS
- a CDS encoding VOC family protein, translating into MSNLAPNTTRIGHVHLRVSNLDRAIAFYGDVLGFEVQQRYGKGAAFLSAGGYHHHIGLNTWESLGATPPPPGHTGLYHTAFLYPDHASLAAAIHRVLGAGVPLDGAADHGVSEAVYLRDPDDNGVELYVDRPKADWPRGADGQLTMGNRPFDVGALLARYPSQN
- a CDS encoding branched-chain amino acid aminotransferase, yielding MATGKNIRTYFQGTWHTGDVPVMRAADHGMWLGSSVFDGARAFDGLCPDLEAHCARVNRSAKALMITPTIETADMVKIIHEGLALYPPKSPIYIRPMYWAIDSGFNAIVPREDGETGFAICLEEIPMAAPDATTTLTTTRFRRPVMESAVVNAKAGCLYPNNARMLAEARAKGFGNALVADAMGNVAESATANAFMVKDGAIFTPIPNGTFLAGITRARHISNLANDGVQVQETVLTFDDFRNADEVFLTGNLSKVTPVTAFDDRQYQVGPVTRRLRELYWDWAATAG
- a CDS encoding universal stress protein, with translation MRKFLVVLDDSRECLNAMRFAAMRAAKTGGGVAVLSIIPPDEFNHWIGVGEVMRAEARERIEVHFEVFAKWMRDKQGVDPQLIIREGEAVPEIMAQIDEDPEIGVLILGAGTDKKGPGPLVTQLTRNSGALQIPITIVPGEMSKERLEAIT
- a CDS encoding NifU family protein yields the protein MFIQTESTPNPATLKFLPGQTVLASGTADFASAEAAAVSPLAQRIFAVSGVAAVFFGTDFVTVTKSDDTDWDHIKPSILGAVMEHYQSGQPVMEGEQAASGHAEHTGEDGEIVNQIKELLDTRVRPAVAQDGGDITFHGFDRGIVYLHMQGACAGCPSSTLTLKMGIENLLRHYIPEVVEVRPVAA
- the tsaB gene encoding tRNA (adenosine(37)-N6)-threonylcarbamoyltransferase complex dimerization subunit type 1 TsaB, whose protein sequence is MPPNPTILAFDTSAAHCAAALLLDSQITTRVDPMARGQAEHLMVMLADMLSEAGIDWSALDAVAVGIGPGNFTGIRISVSAARGVALGLGKPAIGVSSLEALAHGQPRPFAACLPAPRDHHYAQTYTAQGSDAPMLAQGTASPPDPVALITNIAQLAAERLTAGAPIARPAPLYLRPADAAPPSDPAPLILP
- a CDS encoding GNAT family N-acetyltransferase, which translates into the protein MADAHVILCGDTSAMVIARIALDEAEILTLATDPDLRRQGLARTVLQSCEDRLRARHVQSVFLEVAADNMAAQALYKGFGYSLVGERPNYYRRNDGTAVAALVLRKALVVI
- a CDS encoding BMP family protein codes for the protein MTLMTKLLSASAALALTAGAALANPAVLFDLGGKFDKSFNESAYNGAQRWAEETGGSYDEVEIQSDAQREQAIRRFAEAGNNPIVMAGFSWATALSEVAADYPDTKFQIIDMVVDAPNVRSIVFAEEQGSYLVGVAAAMASETGTVGFIGGMDIPLIRNFACGYVQGVLATDPDATVIANMTGTTPAAWNDPVKGSELTLAQISQDADVVYAAAGGTGVGVLQTAADEGILSIGVDSNQNYLHPGMVLTSMLKRVDNAVYDALVAGEDLEAGFNVMDLSNGGVGYALDEFNEALITDEMKAALDAASAAIMSGEVAVHNYNTDESCPVYDF
- a CDS encoding nuclear transport factor 2 family protein gives rise to the protein MSDAITTFFRAWSETDPKARRALIDDSFATGGIYSDPRSGARLDDNGAIADYVGMFSANAPGWTARVEKTDDVNGYHRAIIAFGGKGPDGAEMVQHGTYFATLDEAGKLTLLAGFVGTGA
- a CDS encoding ABC transporter ATP-binding protein, with the protein product MTDIAPAIELKGISKAFGPVQANKDIAIRVMPGTIHGIIGENGAGKSTLMSILYGFYKADKGEIFISGRKVQIPDSQAAIAAGIGMVFQHFKLVENFTVLENVILGAEDGAMLRPSLAKARRELKALAEEYGLNVEPDAVIEDIGVGMQQRVEILKALYRQADILILDEPTGVLTPAEADQLFRILERLREEGKTIILITHKLREIMEITDTVSVMRRGEMTATVKTANTSPPELAELMVGRKVLLRVDKEPAKPGAKVLEVRDLNITDDKGVHRLKGVSFEVRAGEILGIAGVAGNGQSELLEVLGGYEKATGEILVNGEKIDLTGSKSDGQSRRARGIAHVPEDRQREGLIMDYFAWENMVFGYHHDPKYQRNRLLMDNAAIKKDTADKMERFDVRPPDPFLQAKSFSGGNQQKIVLAREMERDPDLLLIGQPTRGVDIGAIEFIHQQIIALRDQGKAILLVSVELEEILSLSDRIAVIFDGKMMGERLPADTDENELGLMMAGMTKGEAA